One genomic segment of Pseudomonas chlororaphis subsp. aurantiaca includes these proteins:
- a CDS encoding polysaccharide biosynthesis/export family protein has translation MMTINRPSRLCLLSILTASLWLGGCSTPAHVALPDSDTLKARHAAALTLADLPPAQVLIQSGDTLRIVRDAQEPAATDDMTLFVVRPDGFISMPNIGRIKAALLTPEDLGKEITKRYTRVYREPEVTVNIAIAPSNRVFIGGAVANPSFFNLAGTVSVEQALLSSGGVLPSADSSNIALLRTGPDGKYKMYFVDLSSMLSNPNHPLVALQRGDLIYVPQSTIGSTVEAVDMYFTKLFPVNKGIGLGFNYDLNDQDVRNSGNSTTNIENVNNISQ, from the coding sequence ATGATGACTATTAACCGACCTTCCCGGCTTTGTCTGTTGAGCATCCTGACCGCCTCCCTGTGGCTGGGCGGCTGCTCGACCCCCGCCCATGTCGCGCTCCCTGACAGCGACACCCTCAAGGCCCGCCACGCGGCGGCACTGACCCTGGCCGACCTGCCGCCCGCCCAGGTGCTGATCCAGAGCGGCGACACCCTGCGCATCGTGCGCGATGCCCAGGAGCCGGCCGCCACCGACGACATGACGCTGTTCGTGGTGCGCCCGGACGGTTTCATCTCGATGCCCAACATCGGCCGGATCAAGGCCGCGCTGCTGACCCCGGAAGACCTGGGCAAGGAAATCACCAAACGCTACACCCGTGTCTACCGCGAGCCCGAAGTGACCGTGAACATCGCCATTGCCCCGAGCAACCGGGTGTTCATCGGCGGCGCGGTGGCCAACCCGTCGTTCTTCAACCTGGCCGGCACCGTGTCGGTGGAGCAGGCCCTGCTCAGCTCCGGCGGCGTCCTGCCGTCGGCCGACAGCTCCAACATCGCCCTGCTCAGGACCGGCCCCGACGGCAAGTACAAGATGTACTTCGTCGACCTCAGCAGCATGCTCAGCAACCCCAACCATCCGCTGGTCGCCCTGCAGCGCGGCGACCTGATCTACGTGCCGCAATCGACCATCGGCAGCACGGTGGAAGCGGTGGACATGTACTTCACCAAGCTGTTCCCGGTTAACAAGGGGATCGGCCTGGGCTTCAACTACGACTTGAACGACCAGGATGTAAGAAACAGCGGCAACAGCACGACCAACATCGAAAACGTCAATAACATTTCTCAGTAG